Proteins encoded in a region of the Thermococcus stetteri genome:
- the rplV gene encoding 50S ribosomal protein L22, with translation MSRGRFSYSFQNFDPERMARASGRDLRISPKHSVELLREIRGMMLNDALRYLDDVIALKRPVPMKRFNDSQGHKPGKGFGPGRYPVKVAKAVKKVLLNAKNNAEQKGLDPDRLKIIHAAAHRGPVLRGYIPRAFGRATPFNEQTTHIEIVVEEIRR, from the coding sequence ATGAGCAGGGGCAGGTTTTCCTACTCATTCCAAAATTTTGACCCCGAGAGGATGGCGAGGGCCAGTGGAAGGGACCTCAGGATTTCGCCCAAGCACAGCGTCGAGCTCCTCAGGGAGATAAGGGGCATGATGCTCAACGACGCCCTCCGCTACCTTGATGACGTCATCGCTCTGAAGAGGCCGGTTCCGATGAAGCGCTTCAACGACAGCCAGGGCCACAAGCCGGGTAAGGGCTTTGGTCCAGGTCGCTATCCGGTCAAGGTCGCCAAGGCAGTCAAGAAGGTCCTCCTCAACGCCAAGAACAACGCCGAGCAGAAGGGTCTAGACCCAGACAGGCTCAAGATAATCCACGCGGCAGCTCACAGGGGGCCGGTCCTCAGGGGTTACATCCCGAGGGCCTTCGGAAGGGCCACACCGTTCAACGAGCAGACCACTCACATAGAGATAGTCGTCGAGGAGATTAGGAGGTGA
- a CDS encoding MFS transporter — protein sequence MEGRRLTGIVLLIISAFTGTLAFRLATPAIAFYTRDTLSASMLAVSIVSMSFVLARAFSSVFGGFILEKRKSLLHIGGIAMMGNALAVHLYPLTSSWFQVAGIKLLNGFLNGLSWPMAQFVVAVATPKDIRARVTAVYFFFGSIASLLGNYAYAYTIDIGLSGQMWISSVFFVLTGLIMITSYLLLNNWVVPRREKKGSQGPSLDPRKVLVIASLMAVIVAFTSGEITYVYVSEALGLEKGETATLLGWVGFFASLMSYFASWFADRVSEVGMIKLTTVLAGISPLLAAVKSAPTVFLGIFLALFAFQSFRPISRKVLASYHRSSLAIGGVNGVQNLSTFIGGVFFGLAYSVGEIHAGVTLNGALLAFSPVSIALLLQALRLKGGG from the coding sequence ATGGAAGGAAGGAGACTCACCGGTATAGTTCTCCTCATCATCTCTGCCTTCACGGGCACCCTCGCCTTCCGCCTCGCGACGCCTGCTATAGCCTTCTACACGAGGGACACACTCAGCGCGAGCATGCTCGCCGTCTCCATCGTCTCAATGTCGTTCGTTCTCGCGAGGGCGTTTTCTTCGGTCTTCGGAGGATTTATCCTTGAGAAAAGGAAGTCACTCCTCCACATCGGCGGGATTGCGATGATGGGAAACGCGCTTGCGGTTCACCTCTATCCCCTCACGTCGAGCTGGTTTCAAGTTGCTGGAATAAAGCTCCTCAACGGGTTTCTCAACGGCCTCAGCTGGCCGATGGCGCAGTTCGTCGTTGCCGTGGCCACTCCTAAGGATATAAGGGCGAGGGTTACGGCAGTTTACTTCTTCTTCGGCAGTATTGCTTCCCTTCTTGGGAACTACGCTTATGCCTACACGATAGATATCGGCCTGTCTGGCCAGATGTGGATTTCCTCAGTGTTCTTCGTCCTTACGGGGCTGATAATGATAACCTCTTACCTCCTCCTGAACAACTGGGTGGTACCGAGAAGGGAGAAGAAGGGCTCTCAAGGGCCTTCCCTTGACCCCAGGAAAGTTCTCGTTATAGCCTCTCTTATGGCGGTCATAGTGGCCTTTACCTCCGGTGAGATAACCTACGTCTACGTCTCCGAGGCGCTCGGTCTTGAGAAGGGGGAGACCGCTACCCTTCTCGGATGGGTTGGCTTTTTTGCCTCCCTCATGAGCTATTTTGCATCCTGGTTCGCGGACAGGGTCAGTGAAGTTGGGATGATAAAGCTGACGACCGTGCTTGCCGGGATTTCACCGCTTCTCGCCGCCGTCAAGAGCGCGCCAACGGTGTTCCTGGGCATCTTCCTAGCCCTCTTCGCCTTCCAGAGCTTTAGGCCTATCTCCAGAAAAGTCCTTGCCAGCTACCACCGTTCTTCCCTTGCCATAGGTGGTGTGAACGGCGTCCAGAACCTGTCGACTTTCATCGGAGGGGTCTTCTTCGGACTCGCTTATTCGGTGGGAGAAATTCACGCCGGGGTTACGTTAAACGGGGCACTTCTCGCCTTTTCACCCGTTTCCATTGCCCTGCTCCTTCAGGCCCTCAGGCTTAAGGGTGGTGGGTGA
- a CDS encoding putative RNA uridine N3 methyltransferase: MAWHVFIPDSLLEETDDPKIRTYKVGQVARACSIFGVEHIWIYKAGGRDGKFIKTVLEYAETPQYLRKRLFPLMPELKYVGVIPPLRTPHHKLKGRPRIGEIREGFAFRKGKRTYADIGLDELAVVEGNVEGRATFKIVSTRPLRVVPTKPEEYWGYRVHLTRKSLAKTLKKAGLDLVIATSRKGRDIREVEVPPLEGEVGFVFGSPRKGVMELLGEEKFDFHLILNTIPNQRTETVRTEEALLATLAIFNLIRRD; this comes from the coding sequence ATGGCCTGGCACGTCTTCATTCCCGATTCGCTGCTTGAGGAAACCGATGACCCAAAGATCAGAACCTACAAGGTTGGACAGGTAGCCAGGGCCTGCTCAATATTCGGCGTTGAGCACATCTGGATTTACAAAGCTGGCGGCAGGGACGGAAAGTTCATCAAGACAGTCCTCGAGTACGCGGAGACCCCCCAGTACCTCAGGAAGAGGCTGTTCCCGCTGATGCCCGAGCTCAAGTACGTGGGAGTGATACCGCCGTTGAGGACGCCCCACCACAAGCTCAAGGGAAGACCGAGAATCGGCGAAATCCGAGAGGGCTTCGCCTTCAGGAAGGGAAAAAGAACTTACGCGGACATAGGCCTTGACGAGCTGGCAGTCGTTGAAGGGAACGTCGAAGGGCGCGCAACGTTCAAAATCGTCTCGACAAGACCTCTGAGGGTCGTCCCGACAAAACCGGAGGAATACTGGGGCTACAGGGTTCACCTCACGAGGAAGTCACTGGCGAAAACACTTAAAAAGGCCGGGCTTGATCTGGTCATCGCGACCTCGAGGAAGGGCCGCGACATAAGAGAGGTTGAGGTCCCCCCGCTGGAGGGGGAGGTTGGGTTCGTGTTCGGCTCACCGAGGAAAGGCGTGATGGAGCTCCTCGGCGAGGAGAAGTTTGACTTCCATCTAATCCTCAACACCATTCCAAATCAGCGGACTGAAACGGTCCGCACCGAGGAGGCATTGCTTGCAACCCTCGCGATATTTAATCTCATAAGGAGGGATTGA
- a CDS encoding ATP-binding protein, whose protein sequence is MRPFVDRSEELKALKERLTSNNFELIVIYGRRRVGKTRLVLEAVRGLPHVYYLAVEGDNLRHFRETAERVFPEVRYSREDWEGTLHALKGKIIVIDEFPNLIKENPQVLSLFQRAIDIDLSDSGTKMILLGSSVSMMTEKVLSYKSPLYGRRTGSMKLKPMGFFSIKEFFPEASWEELVEVYGMTDGIPFYITQVRLPFWEWLEKELSSPVSFFRDEVDFLLRYEFSEVSTYKRILEAIALGRTTPREIRDFTGLRHSDISPYLRNLIEADLVVREVPVTSKRTSKKGRYYVADNFLAFWFRFIFPNLSRIEDGTFSVEEIRGSYSHYLGWVFEKVARQFLVELNRAEKLPFRFTKAGKWWHKDMEIDLVALNEREKKALFVEVKWKSLSEREARGILKDLEGKGELVGVEGWEKYYGLVAKKVRGKEELGEGGFLVWDLEDFESFI, encoded by the coding sequence ATGCGCCCATTCGTTGACAGGAGTGAGGAGCTCAAGGCCCTTAAAGAACGTTTAACCAGTAACAACTTTGAGCTAATCGTGATTTATGGACGCAGGAGGGTGGGAAAGACCCGCCTCGTCCTCGAAGCCGTTAGAGGACTCCCCCACGTTTACTATCTGGCGGTCGAAGGCGACAACCTGCGGCACTTTCGAGAAACTGCAGAGCGCGTGTTTCCTGAGGTCAGGTACTCACGGGAAGATTGGGAGGGGACTCTGCACGCCCTGAAAGGGAAGATTATAGTCATCGACGAGTTCCCGAACCTGATAAAGGAAAACCCCCAAGTTCTCTCCCTTTTTCAGAGGGCCATAGACATAGATCTATCGGATTCTGGTACAAAGATGATTCTCCTCGGCTCCTCTGTAAGCATGATGACTGAAAAGGTGCTGAGCTACAAAAGCCCCCTCTACGGAAGGAGAACCGGATCAATGAAGCTCAAGCCAATGGGATTCTTTTCCATCAAGGAGTTCTTTCCGGAAGCGAGCTGGGAGGAGCTCGTTGAGGTCTACGGAATGACTGACGGAATCCCCTTCTACATAACTCAGGTCAGGCTTCCCTTCTGGGAGTGGCTGGAAAAAGAGCTCTCCAGTCCGGTGAGCTTCTTCAGGGACGAGGTGGACTTCCTCCTGAGGTACGAGTTCAGCGAGGTGAGCACCTACAAGAGAATCCTTGAAGCCATAGCACTCGGCAGGACGACTCCCAGGGAGATAAGGGACTTTACCGGTCTGAGGCATTCTGACATCAGTCCATACCTCAGGAACCTCATCGAGGCTGACCTCGTGGTACGCGAGGTGCCGGTCACCAGTAAGAGGACTTCTAAGAAGGGACGCTACTACGTGGCCGATAACTTCCTGGCCTTCTGGTTCCGGTTCATCTTCCCGAACCTTTCGCGCATAGAGGATGGAACGTTCAGCGTTGAGGAGATAAGGGGATCCTACAGCCACTACCTTGGGTGGGTCTTTGAGAAAGTGGCGAGGCAGTTTCTGGTTGAGCTGAACAGGGCTGAAAAGTTGCCCTTCAGGTTCACGAAGGCTGGAAAGTGGTGGCATAAGGATATGGAGATTGATTTGGTCGCTTTAAACGAGCGGGAAAAGAAGGCCCTCTTCGTCGAGGTAAAGTGGAAAAGCCTAAGTGAGAGGGAAGCGAGGGGGATTTTGAAGGACCTGGAGGGGAAGGGTGAGTTAGTTGGTGTGGAGGGATGGGAGAAGTACTATGGGCTTGTGGCGAAGAAGGTTAGGGGAAAGGAAGAGCTTGGAGAAGGGGGCTTTTTGGTTTGGGATTTGGAGGATTTCGAAAGTTTTATTTAA
- a CDS encoding RNA ligase: MVSSYFRNLLLKLGLPEDRLEVLEGKGALVEDEFEGIRYVRFRDSAKNFRRGTVVFETGEVVPGFPHIKRVVQLENGIRRVFKNKPFYVEEKVDGYNVRVVKVRDKVLAITRGGFVCPFTTERIEDFVNFDFFRDYPNLILVGEMAGPESPYLVEGPPYVSEDIEFFLFDIQEKGTGRSLPAEERYRLAEEYGIPQVERFGLYDASKIGELKELIERLSEERREGIVMKSPDMKRIAKYVTPYSNINDIKIGSHIFFDLPHGYFMQRIKRLAFYLAENHIRGEKFEEYSKALGTALLGPFVESIHDVANGGEVDETFTVRVKNITTAHRMVTHFERLGVKIHIEDIEDLKNGYWRITFKRVYPDATKEIRELWNGLAFVD; encoded by the coding sequence ATGGTAAGCTCGTACTTCAGGAACCTGCTCCTCAAGCTGGGCCTTCCAGAGGACAGGTTGGAAGTCCTTGAGGGGAAGGGGGCCTTAGTCGAGGACGAGTTTGAAGGGATAAGGTACGTCCGCTTCAGGGACTCCGCCAAGAACTTCAGGAGGGGAACCGTTGTATTCGAGACCGGTGAAGTTGTTCCCGGATTCCCTCACATAAAGCGCGTCGTTCAGCTTGAAAACGGTATAAGGCGCGTTTTCAAGAACAAACCGTTCTACGTGGAGGAGAAGGTTGACGGCTACAACGTCCGCGTTGTCAAGGTCAGGGATAAAGTCCTTGCAATAACGAGGGGCGGCTTCGTCTGTCCCTTCACGACCGAGAGGATTGAAGATTTCGTGAACTTCGACTTCTTCAGGGACTATCCAAACCTTATCCTCGTCGGCGAAATGGCCGGGCCTGAAAGCCCTTACCTCGTCGAGGGGCCGCCCTACGTGAGTGAGGACATAGAGTTCTTCCTCTTCGACATTCAGGAGAAGGGAACCGGGAGGAGCCTTCCTGCTGAAGAACGGTACAGGCTGGCCGAAGAATACGGAATCCCGCAGGTAGAGCGCTTCGGCCTCTACGATGCTTCCAAGATTGGGGAGCTGAAGGAGCTGATAGAGAGGCTCAGCGAAGAGAGACGAGAGGGCATAGTCATGAAGAGCCCCGACATGAAGAGAATAGCAAAGTACGTCACTCCCTACTCCAACATCAACGACATAAAGATAGGCTCCCACATCTTCTTCGACTTACCTCACGGCTACTTCATGCAGAGGATAAAGAGGCTCGCCTTCTATCTCGCCGAAAACCACATCAGGGGAGAGAAGTTCGAGGAGTACTCAAAAGCCCTCGGCACTGCCCTTCTGGGGCCCTTCGTCGAGAGCATCCACGACGTTGCCAACGGCGGCGAGGTTGACGAGACCTTCACCGTCAGGGTCAAGAACATAACCACGGCCCACAGGATGGTCACCCACTTCGAGAGGTTGGGGGTTAAAATCCACATCGAGGACATCGAAGACCTGAAGAACGGCTACTGGAGGATAACCTTCAAGCGGGTCTATCCAGACGCGACGAAGGAGATTAGAGAACTGTGGAACGGGCTGGCGTTTGTGGACTGA
- a CDS encoding 50S ribosomal protein L16 has translation MGLRPAKIDRDVDKPAYTRREYIRGAPGPKITIFDMGNLSGEFEYEVSLHAEQAMQIRQNALEAIRIQVNRYLQKNVGRSNYHFKIRVYPFQVLRENPMATGRKADRYGNGMRRPFGKPIGLAARVRKDQKILTVWVNEQHLKFALGAMHRAKMKLPYSAYYRIYDKEGNDVTTKVLSTMKL, from the coding sequence ATGGGACTTAGGCCAGCAAAGATTGATAGGGACGTTGACAAGCCCGCTTACACGAGGAGGGAATACATCCGCGGTGCTCCCGGTCCGAAGATAACGATCTTCGACATGGGCAACCTCTCGGGAGAATTCGAGTACGAGGTCAGCCTTCACGCCGAGCAGGCCATGCAGATAAGGCAGAACGCCCTCGAGGCCATCCGTATCCAGGTAAACAGGTACCTCCAGAAGAACGTCGGAAGGAGCAACTACCACTTCAAGATAAGGGTCTACCCGTTCCAGGTTCTCCGTGAGAACCCGATGGCAACGGGAAGGAAGGCAGACCGTTACGGGAACGGTATGAGGAGACCCTTCGGAAAGCCGATCGGATTAGCCGCTCGCGTCAGGAAGGACCAGAAGATACTTACCGTCTGGGTTAACGAGCAGCACCTCAAGTTCGCCCTCGGCGCCATGCACAGGGCCAAGATGAAGCTTCCATACAGCGCTTACTACAGGATCTACGACAAGGAAGGCAACGACGTCACCACAAAGGTTCTCTCCACGATGAAGCTCTGA
- a CDS encoding 30S ribosomal protein S19 — MARKKEFRYRGYTLDELLNMSLEEFAKLLPSRQRRSLKRGLSPEQKKLLRKIRLAKKGKYSKPIRTHSRDMVILPEMVGMTIHVHNGKEFVPVEIKEEMIGHYLGEFAMTRKIVQHGSPGVGATRSSMFVAVK; from the coding sequence ATGGCGAGAAAGAAGGAGTTTAGGTATAGGGGCTACACCCTCGATGAGCTCCTCAACATGTCACTGGAGGAATTCGCGAAGCTCCTCCCGAGCAGGCAGAGGAGGAGCCTCAAGAGGGGCCTCTCACCGGAGCAGAAGAAGCTCCTCAGGAAGATAAGGCTCGCTAAGAAGGGCAAGTACAGCAAGCCGATAAGGACCCACAGCAGGGACATGGTCATCCTTCCCGAGATGGTCGGCATGACCATCCACGTCCACAACGGGAAGGAGTTCGTTCCGGTCGAGATAAAGGAGGAGATGATCGGCCACTACCTCGGCGAGTTCGCCATGACCCGGAAGATCGTCCAGCACGGCTCACCTGGTGTCGGTGCTACTAGGTCATCGATGTTCGTTGCAGTCAAGTGA
- the rpl4p gene encoding 50S ribosomal protein L4, translated as MKVKVFNLEGEPVEEIELPKVFSTPFRPDLIRRAVIASWTHRIQPQGRDPQAGKRRVTENIGKGHGMARVERIKTSPRFAAFVPFAVGGRRTHPPKVEKIIWEDINKKERRLAIMSAIAATANYDLVRARGHVVDNVVQIPLVVTDDLQKVFKTAQTREIFKKLGVWDDIERAKKNTKIRAGKGKMRGRRYKKAKGPLIVVAKNEGIVQGARNHPGVDVVTVDNLSAELLAPGTHPGRLTIWTKGAIERLREIYG; from the coding sequence ATGAAGGTCAAGGTTTTCAATCTCGAAGGCGAGCCCGTTGAGGAGATCGAGCTTCCCAAGGTGTTCAGCACTCCCTTCAGGCCAGACCTCATAAGGAGGGCTGTCATCGCTTCCTGGACCCACAGGATTCAGCCGCAGGGTAGGGACCCGCAGGCTGGTAAGAGGCGCGTCACCGAGAACATTGGAAAGGGCCACGGAATGGCAAGGGTTGAGAGGATAAAGACCTCACCGAGGTTCGCAGCCTTCGTCCCGTTCGCGGTCGGTGGAAGGAGAACCCACCCGCCCAAGGTCGAGAAGATCATCTGGGAGGACATCAACAAGAAGGAGAGAAGGCTCGCTATAATGAGCGCCATAGCCGCAACGGCCAACTACGACCTCGTCAGGGCCAGGGGGCACGTAGTTGACAACGTCGTTCAGATCCCGCTCGTCGTTACCGACGACCTCCAGAAGGTCTTCAAGACCGCTCAGACCAGGGAGATATTCAAGAAGCTCGGTGTCTGGGACGACATCGAGAGGGCCAAGAAGAACACCAAGATCAGGGCAGGAAAGGGCAAGATGCGCGGAAGGAGGTACAAGAAGGCCAAGGGGCCGCTCATCGTCGTTGCCAAGAACGAGGGCATCGTCCAGGGAGCGAGGAACCACCCGGGTGTTGATGTAGTTACCGTTGACAACCTCAGTGCCGAGCTCCTCGCACCGGGTACCCACCCGGGAAGGCTTACCATCTGGACTAAAGGTGCCATAGAGAGGCTTAGGGAGATTTACGGGTGA
- a CDS encoding pyridoxal-phosphate-dependent aminotransferase family protein, translated as MELHFDMQYEDAYREVYEMVKPKYKLFTAGPVACFPEVLAIMSVQMFSHRSAEAKAVHVDTLNRLKAFLEADKGEIILFPSSGTGFMEAAVRNTIPRGGKVLVTVIGAFGKRFADVVEANGRKAVVLEKEPGKAIKPEELDEALKKNPDVHAVTITYNETSTGVLNPLPELAKVVKEHDKLLFVDAVSAMGGADIKFDEWGIDLVFASSQKAFGVPPGLAVAAVSERVFEIAEKMPERGWYFDLPLYKKFNEKKQGTPSTPPLPQIFGLNVVLRIVEKMGGKEAWLEMYRKRSEMIREGVKEMGLGILAEPGHESPTITAVVVPEGMKGVDVYNAMRERGFELAKGYGSVAEKTFRIGNMGYMTFDDIREMLDNLREVIEELRKK; from the coding sequence ATGGAGCTACACTTTGACATGCAATATGAGGATGCCTACAGGGAAGTCTACGAGATGGTGAAGCCAAAGTACAAGCTCTTCACCGCCGGCCCGGTTGCGTGCTTCCCGGAGGTTCTCGCGATAATGAGCGTCCAGATGTTCAGCCACCGCTCGGCCGAGGCTAAGGCCGTCCACGTTGACACTCTCAACAGGCTCAAGGCCTTCCTTGAGGCAGACAAGGGGGAGATAATCCTCTTCCCGAGCTCCGGGACGGGCTTCATGGAGGCAGCCGTCAGGAACACGATTCCACGCGGCGGAAAGGTTCTCGTAACCGTCATCGGGGCCTTCGGAAAGCGCTTCGCAGACGTTGTCGAGGCCAACGGAAGAAAAGCCGTTGTCCTCGAGAAGGAGCCTGGAAAGGCAATTAAGCCGGAGGAGCTCGACGAGGCACTTAAGAAGAACCCGGACGTTCACGCGGTGACGATAACCTACAACGAGACCTCCACGGGCGTCCTCAACCCGCTCCCGGAGCTGGCGAAGGTCGTTAAGGAACACGACAAGCTCCTCTTCGTCGATGCCGTCTCGGCCATGGGCGGGGCGGACATTAAGTTCGACGAGTGGGGGATCGACCTCGTCTTCGCGAGCAGCCAGAAAGCCTTCGGCGTCCCGCCTGGACTGGCAGTGGCGGCCGTCAGCGAGCGCGTTTTCGAGATAGCCGAGAAGATGCCCGAGCGCGGCTGGTACTTTGACCTACCTCTCTACAAGAAGTTCAACGAGAAGAAGCAGGGAACGCCCTCGACTCCACCACTCCCGCAGATATTCGGCCTCAACGTCGTTCTCAGGATAGTTGAGAAGATGGGCGGTAAGGAAGCCTGGCTCGAGATGTACAGGAAGAGGAGCGAGATGATAAGGGAAGGGGTAAAGGAGATGGGCCTTGGAATCCTCGCCGAGCCTGGCCACGAGAGCCCGACGATCACCGCCGTGGTCGTTCCGGAAGGCATGAAGGGCGTTGACGTCTACAACGCGATGCGCGAGAGAGGCTTCGAATTGGCTAAAGGCTACGGAAGCGTCGCCGAGAAGACCTTCAGGATTGGGAACATGGGCTACATGACCTTCGACGACATAAGGGAGATGCTCGACAACCTCAGGGAAGTCATCGAGGAGCTCAGGAAGAAGTGA
- a CDS encoding 30S ribosomal protein S3 has protein sequence MAIERYFIKEGVKEMLIDEFLEKELRRAGYGGLDIKKTPLGTKVTIFAANPGYVIGRGGRRIRELTRILEKQFGLENPQIEVEEIKNPYLNAKVQAVRLAQALERGIHFRRAAYSAIRAIMRNGARGVEIRLSGKLTGERAKSVRFYQGYLAKVGNPAETLVSRGYAQAQLKLGVIGVKVSIMPPDAKLPDEIEIKEIVEEEVSANEAQ, from the coding sequence TTGGCGATCGAGAGGTACTTCATCAAGGAAGGCGTTAAGGAGATGCTCATCGACGAGTTCCTCGAGAAGGAACTCAGGAGGGCCGGCTACGGCGGCCTCGACATAAAGAAGACCCCCCTTGGAACCAAGGTCACCATCTTCGCAGCCAATCCCGGCTATGTCATCGGAAGGGGCGGTAGAAGGATAAGGGAGCTCACCAGGATACTTGAGAAGCAGTTCGGCCTTGAGAACCCGCAGATCGAGGTCGAGGAGATCAAGAACCCATACCTCAACGCCAAGGTTCAGGCTGTGAGGCTCGCCCAGGCCCTTGAGAGGGGCATTCACTTCAGGAGGGCTGCCTACTCAGCTATCAGGGCCATCATGAGGAACGGGGCTAGAGGTGTTGAGATAAGGCTCAGCGGAAAGCTCACCGGTGAGAGGGCAAAGAGTGTCCGCTTCTACCAGGGCTACCTCGCCAAGGTTGGAAACCCGGCTGAGACCCTCGTCAGCAGGGGCTACGCCCAGGCCCAGCTCAAGCTCGGTGTCATCGGTGTTAAGGTCTCCATCATGCCGCCCGACGCCAAGCTTCCGGACGAGATCGAGATTAAGGAGATCGTTGAGGAAGAGGTGAGCGCCAATGAAGCCCAGTGA
- a CDS encoding 50S ribosomal protein L3, giving the protein MGKVHRPRRGSLAFSPRKRAKSVVPRIRSWPKDSEVRMLGFAGYKAGMTHILMIDDSPGLTKGKEIFVPVTIVEVPPLFVYGIRAYKQGYLGLETATEVWFHGLHKNVARRIKTLPKNYNEEAFQAKLGALEELIENGEIADVRLLVHTQPWLIGLKKKPEVMEYAIGGDDVKAKFDYAKEKIGKELRAGEVLHEGELLDIIAVTKGKGTQGPVKRWGVKVQFHKAQRAGKGRHIGNLGPWHPARVMWTVPQAGQMGFHHRTEFNKRLIAIGENGKLVLNGNEIEIEITPKGGFPHYGIVRSDFLMIEGTIPGSFKRIIRVRPAIRPPKKRPPVERPQITYVSRESKQ; this is encoded by the coding sequence ATGGGAAAAGTACACAGGCCAAGAAGAGGTTCACTCGCATTTAGCCCAAGAAAGAGGGCCAAGAGTGTAGTGCCCAGGATTAGGAGCTGGCCAAAGGACAGTGAAGTCAGGATGCTCGGTTTCGCTGGCTACAAGGCTGGCATGACCCACATCCTCATGATCGACGACAGCCCAGGGCTCACCAAGGGCAAGGAGATATTCGTGCCGGTAACCATAGTGGAAGTCCCGCCGCTCTTCGTCTACGGCATAAGGGCCTACAAGCAGGGCTACCTCGGCCTTGAAACGGCAACGGAGGTCTGGTTCCACGGCCTCCACAAGAACGTTGCCAGGAGGATAAAGACCCTGCCGAAGAACTACAACGAGGAGGCCTTCCAGGCCAAGCTTGGGGCCCTTGAGGAGCTTATAGAGAACGGCGAGATAGCGGACGTCAGGCTCCTCGTCCACACCCAGCCCTGGCTCATCGGCCTGAAGAAGAAGCCCGAAGTTATGGAGTACGCCATCGGTGGCGACGACGTCAAGGCCAAGTTCGACTACGCCAAGGAGAAGATCGGCAAGGAGCTCCGCGCTGGAGAGGTTCTCCACGAGGGCGAGCTCCTCGACATCATAGCCGTCACCAAGGGCAAGGGAACCCAGGGCCCGGTCAAGCGCTGGGGCGTCAAGGTGCAGTTCCACAAGGCCCAGAGGGCTGGCAAGGGCAGGCACATCGGTAACCTCGGTCCGTGGCACCCGGCCAGGGTCATGTGGACCGTTCCGCAGGCCGGTCAGATGGGCTTCCACCACAGGACCGAGTTCAACAAGAGGCTCATAGCCATAGGCGAGAACGGCAAGCTGGTTCTCAACGGAAACGAGATCGAGATCGAGATCACCCCGAAGGGTGGCTTCCCGCACTACGGCATCGTTAGGAGCGACTTCCTCATGATCGAGGGTACGATTCCAGGCTCATTCAAGAGGATAATAAGGGTCAGGCCGGCCATAAGGCCGCCGAAGAAGAGGCCGCCGGTTGAGAGGCCGCAGATAACCTACGTCAGTAGGGAGTCCAAGCAGTGA
- a CDS encoding 50S ribosomal protein L2: MGKSLIQQRRGKGTTTFRAPSHRYRGAVKYVPLNIVQEKTLRGVVEEILHDPGRTAPVARVKFEDGTKKLIIAPEGILVGQEVYIGPEAPIAIGNTLPLAKIPEGTYVYDIEGVPGDGGKYVRAGGTYALVVSREKDKVIVQLPSGELKAFNPMCRATIGVVAGGGRLEKPIVKAGKAYYIAKARNRFWPKPRGVKMNAVNHPHGGKEHHIGRPSTVSRRAPPGRKVGHIAARRTGRRK; this comes from the coding sequence ATGGGAAAGAGTCTGATCCAGCAGAGGAGAGGTAAGGGAACGACAACCTTTAGGGCTCCCTCGCACAGGTACAGGGGGGCCGTAAAGTACGTCCCGCTCAACATCGTTCAGGAGAAGACCCTCAGAGGTGTCGTTGAGGAGATCCTCCACGACCCTGGAAGAACCGCCCCGGTCGCTAGGGTTAAGTTTGAGGACGGAACCAAGAAGCTCATCATTGCCCCGGAGGGAATCCTCGTCGGGCAGGAGGTTTACATTGGACCAGAGGCCCCGATAGCAATCGGCAACACCCTCCCGCTGGCAAAGATCCCGGAGGGTACTTACGTTTACGACATCGAGGGAGTTCCGGGCGACGGTGGAAAGTACGTCAGAGCTGGAGGAACCTACGCGCTCGTCGTCAGCAGGGAAAAGGACAAGGTCATAGTCCAGCTCCCGAGCGGTGAGCTTAAGGCCTTCAACCCGATGTGCAGGGCTACCATCGGTGTCGTTGCCGGCGGTGGAAGGCTTGAGAAGCCGATCGTCAAGGCGGGTAAGGCCTACTACATAGCCAAGGCAAGGAACAGGTTCTGGCCGAAGCCGAGGGGTGTCAAGATGAACGCCGTCAACCACCCGCACGGTGGTAAGGAGCACCACATCGGAAGGCCCTCAACAGTTTCAAGGCGCGCTCCGCCCGGAAGGAAGGTCGGTCACATAGCCGCGAGAAGAACTGGTAGGAGGAAGTGA
- a CDS encoding 50S ribosomal protein L23, with protein sequence MDPYKVIIRPLVTEKAVSLIERENKLTFIVDRRATKQDIKRAVEEMFNVKVAKVNTLITMKGEKKAYVKLKPEYDASEIAARLGLF encoded by the coding sequence ATGGATCCGTACAAGGTCATCATAAGGCCGCTCGTTACTGAAAAGGCCGTCTCCCTCATTGAGAGGGAGAACAAGCTCACGTTCATAGTCGACAGAAGGGCCACCAAGCAGGACATCAAGAGGGCCGTGGAAGAGATGTTCAACGTCAAGGTCGCGAAGGTCAACACCCTCATAACCATGAAGGGCGAGAAGAAGGCCTACGTTAAGCTCAAGCCTGAGTACGACGCAAGTGAGATAGCTGCCAGGTTGGGATTGTTCTGA